In Chrysoperla carnea chromosome 2, inChrCarn1.1, whole genome shotgun sequence, the following proteins share a genomic window:
- the LOC123293588 gene encoding vesicle transport v-SNARE 12 yields the protein MTAFGDYDWENENRRIAMEGRAALERTSESLARTTRVAIETEHIGTTVVNELEEQRETLLRANERLHNANDGLDQSKNIMRRMGREVLYNKCILIMIILLEAMILGILLYLKLR from the coding sequence ATGACTGCATTTGGTGATTATGATTGGGAGAATGAAAATCGTCGAATTGCAATGGAGGGACGTGCTGCTCTCGAACGTACATCAGAGAGTTTAGCACGTACAACACGTGTGGCCATTGAAACAGAACATATTGGTACAACTGTTGTAAATGAATTAGAAGAACAACGTGAAACATTATTACGTGCAAATGAACGATTACATAATGCAAACGATGGTTTAGATCAAAGTAAGAATATAATGCGTCGTATGGGTCGTgaagtattatataataaatgtattttaattatgattatattattagagGCCATGATCTTAggaatacttttatatttaaaattacgatag
- the LOC123293587 gene encoding dolichyl-diphosphooligosaccharide--protein glycosyltransferase subunit STT3B isoform X1: MKMVGNARPNQSRQKSYSMNNKAGLSSLLIFTILLLAWISGFSSRLFAVIRFESIIHEFDPWFNYRATAYMVQHGFYNFLNWFDERAWYPLGRIVGGTVYPGLMITSGSIHYILHSLNIPVHIRDICVFLAPIFSGLTAISTYLLTKELWSSGAGLFAACFIAIVPGYISRSVAGSYDNEGIAIFALQFTYYLWVKSVKTGSIFWATMTALSYFYMVSAWGGYVFIINLIPLHVFVLLLMGRYSPRLFTSYTTFYILGLLFSMQIPFVGFQPIRTSEHMAASGVFALLIAVGILKYLQSILSKSEFKYLFTVGLLSAAGVVFLTVVALTYAGVIAPWSGRFYSLWDTGYAKIHIPIIASVSEHQPTTWFSFFFDLHILVTTFPAGLWYVIKNINDERVFVVLYAISAVYFAGVMVRLMLTLTPVVCMLSGVAFSVLLELFLKDEDLPSNEDGSDKEEDTSNSNNRNLYDKAGKLRKMKHEQQKEGDGLGMNLRSVVVIAILMLLMMFAVHCTWVTSNAYSSPSVVLASYGPDGTRYILDDFREAYYWLSHNTADDARVMSWWDYGYQIAGMANRTTLVDNNTWNNSHIALVGKAMSSNESAAYTIMTSLDVDYVLVIFGGVIGYSGDDINKFLWMVRIAEGEHPKDIREVDYFTEHGEFRVDSKGAPTLLNSLMYKLSYYRFGELKLDQGSSPPGYDRTRSSVIGNKNFDLTYLEEAYTTEHWLVRIYRVKKPHEFNRPSIPPTKRTVKLSHNFISKKNSRRKKGTLKFKPIVVKGKRNSKQQSS, encoded by the exons ATGAAAATGGTGGGCAATGCAAGACCTAATCAAAGCCGGCAAAAGTCATATAGCATGAATAATAAAGCAGGCTTAAGTAGTTTAttgatatttacaatattactTTTAGCATGGATATCAGGTTTTTCATCCCGTTTATTCGCCGTTATTAGATTTGAAAGTATTATACATGAATTCGATCCATG GTTTAATTATCGGGCCACCGCTTATATGGTACAACatggattttataattttcttaattggtTTGATGAGAGAGCATGGTATCCACTGGGACGTATCGTTGGTGGAACTGTGTATCCAGGATTGATGATAACATCTGGAAGTATACATTATATTCTTCATTCGTTAAATATTCCTGTTCATATTAGAGATATTTGTGTGTTTTTAGCACCTATTTTCAG TGGATTAACAGCAATATCcacatatttattaacaaaagaaTTATGGTCATCGGGTGCTGGTTTATTTGCGGCATGTTTTATAGCCATTGTGCCTGGATATATTAGTCGTTCGGTAGCTGGCAGTTATGATAATGAAGGAATTGCAATATTTGCATTACAATTTACTTATTACCTATGGGTAAAATCTGTTAAGACTGGATCTATTTTTTGGGCCACAATGACTGCtttgtcatatttttatatg GTATCTGCATGGGGAGGTTatgtattcataataaatttaattccatTACATGTGTTTGTGTTACTTTTAATGGGTCGTTATTCACCCCGATTGTTTACAAGTTatacaacattttatattttgggaCTCTTATTTTCAATGCAAATACCATTTGTTGGTTTCCAACCGATACGTACAAGTGAACATATGGCAGCCTCAGGTGTGTTTGCATTGCTGATAGCTGTAGGAATACTAAAATATCTGCaatcaatattatcaaaatcagaGTTTAAGTACCTGTTCACAGTTGGTCTTTTATCAGCTGCTGGAGTTGTATTTTTAACAGTTGTTGCATTAACATATGCTGGAGTTATTGCTCCATGGAGTGGGCg GTTTTATTCATTATGGGATACAGGGTATGCTAAAATTCATATACCAATTATCGCATCTGTGTCAGAGCATCAACCAACAACTTGGTTTTCATTCTTCTTTGATTTACATATTCTTGTTACCACTTTCCCAGCTGGATTGTGGTATGTCATTAAGAACATTAACGATGAACGAGTTTTCG TTGTTTTGTATGCGATAAGTGCCGTTTACTTTGCTGGTGTCATGGTTCGATTGATGTTAACACTTACACCGGTTGTGTGTATGTTAAGTGGTGTTGCATTTTCAGTACTTCTTGAACTATTCTTAAAAGATGAAGATTTACCATCGAATGAAGATGGCAGTGATAAAGAAGAAGATAcgtcaaattcaaataataggAATTTATATGACAAG gcaggaaaattaagaaaaatgaaacaTGAACAACAAAAAGAAGGTGACGGACTTGGAATGAATTTACGAAGCGTTGTAGTAATAGCCATTCTTATGTTATTAATGATGTTCGCCGTACATTGTACCTGGGTCACTAGTAATGCATACTCAAGTCCAAGTGTGGTGTTAGCATCATACGGTCCAGATGGTACACGATACATATTGGATGATTTCCGTGAAGCATATTATTGGCTGTCACATAATACAGCGGATGATGCTCGTGTGATGAGTTGGTGGGATTATGGTTATCAAATAGCTGGTATGGCGAATCGAACAACGCTAGTTGACAATAATACATGGAATAATAGTCATATTGCTTTGGTGGGCAAAGCAATGTCATCAAATGAAAGTGCTGCGTATACAATAATGACATCCTTGGATGTTGATTATGTTTTAGTCATATTTGGTGGGGTGATTGGCTATTCTGGtgatgatattaataaatttttatggatgGTTCGTATTGCTGAGGGTGAACATCCAAAAGATATTCGG gaaGTTGATTACTTTACAGAACATGGTGAATTCCGTGTAGATTCCAAAGGTGCAccaactttattaaattcattaatgtATAAATTAAGTTATTATCGATTTGGTGAATTAAAATTAGATCAAGGTTCATCACCACCAGGATACGATCGTACAAGAAGTTCTGTCattggtaataaaaatttcgatttaacgTATCTAGAAGAAGCGTATACAACGGAACATTGGTTGGTTCGGATATACAG agtAAAAAAACCCCATGAATTCAATCGTCCAAGTATTCCTCCAACAAAACGAACTGTAAAACTAagtcataattttatatcaaaaaaa aaTTCTAGGCGCAAAAAaggtacattaaaatttaaaccaattgTAGTAAAAGGTAAAAGAAATTCTAAACAACAATCATCCTag
- the LOC123293587 gene encoding dolichyl-diphosphooligosaccharide--protein glycosyltransferase subunit STT3B isoform X2, translating to MKMVGNARPNQSRQKSYSMNNKAGLSSLLIFTILLLAWISGFSSRLFAVIRFESIIHEFDPWFNYRATAYMVQHGFYNFLNWFDERAWYPLGRIVGGTVYPGLMITSGSIHYILHSLNIPVHIRDICVFLAPIFSGLTAISTYLLTKELWSSGAGLFAACFIAIVPGYISRSVAGSYDNEGIAIFALQFTYYLWVKSVKTGSIFWATMTALSYFYMVSAWGGYVFIINLIPLHVFVLLLMGRYSPRLFTSYTTFYILGLLFSMQIPFVGFQPIRTSEHMAASGVFALLIAVGILKYLQSILSKSEFKYLFTVGLLSAAGVVFLTVVALTYAGVIAPWSGRFYSLWDTGYAKIHIPIIASVSEHQPTTWFSFFFDLHILVTTFPAGLWYVIKNINDERVFVVLYAISAVYFAGVMVRLMLTLTPVVCMLSGVAFSVLLELFLKDEDLPSNEDGSDKEEDTSNSNNRNLYDKAGKLRKMKHEQQKEGDGLGMNLRSVVVIAILMLLMMFAVHCTWVTSNAYSSPSVVLASYGPDGTRYILDDFREAYYWLSHNTADDARVMSWWDYGYQIAGMANRTTLVDNNTWNNSHIALVGKAMSSNESAAYTIMTSLDVDYVLVIFGGVIGYSGDDINKFLWMVRIAEGEHPKDIREVDYFTEHGEFRVDSKGAPTLLNSLMYKLSYYRFGELKLDQGSSPPGYDRTRSSVIGNKNFDLTYLEEAYTTEHWLVRIYRVKKPHEFNRPSIPPTKRTVKLSHNFISKKVKF from the exons ATGAAAATGGTGGGCAATGCAAGACCTAATCAAAGCCGGCAAAAGTCATATAGCATGAATAATAAAGCAGGCTTAAGTAGTTTAttgatatttacaatattactTTTAGCATGGATATCAGGTTTTTCATCCCGTTTATTCGCCGTTATTAGATTTGAAAGTATTATACATGAATTCGATCCATG GTTTAATTATCGGGCCACCGCTTATATGGTACAACatggattttataattttcttaattggtTTGATGAGAGAGCATGGTATCCACTGGGACGTATCGTTGGTGGAACTGTGTATCCAGGATTGATGATAACATCTGGAAGTATACATTATATTCTTCATTCGTTAAATATTCCTGTTCATATTAGAGATATTTGTGTGTTTTTAGCACCTATTTTCAG TGGATTAACAGCAATATCcacatatttattaacaaaagaaTTATGGTCATCGGGTGCTGGTTTATTTGCGGCATGTTTTATAGCCATTGTGCCTGGATATATTAGTCGTTCGGTAGCTGGCAGTTATGATAATGAAGGAATTGCAATATTTGCATTACAATTTACTTATTACCTATGGGTAAAATCTGTTAAGACTGGATCTATTTTTTGGGCCACAATGACTGCtttgtcatatttttatatg GTATCTGCATGGGGAGGTTatgtattcataataaatttaattccatTACATGTGTTTGTGTTACTTTTAATGGGTCGTTATTCACCCCGATTGTTTACAAGTTatacaacattttatattttgggaCTCTTATTTTCAATGCAAATACCATTTGTTGGTTTCCAACCGATACGTACAAGTGAACATATGGCAGCCTCAGGTGTGTTTGCATTGCTGATAGCTGTAGGAATACTAAAATATCTGCaatcaatattatcaaaatcagaGTTTAAGTACCTGTTCACAGTTGGTCTTTTATCAGCTGCTGGAGTTGTATTTTTAACAGTTGTTGCATTAACATATGCTGGAGTTATTGCTCCATGGAGTGGGCg GTTTTATTCATTATGGGATACAGGGTATGCTAAAATTCATATACCAATTATCGCATCTGTGTCAGAGCATCAACCAACAACTTGGTTTTCATTCTTCTTTGATTTACATATTCTTGTTACCACTTTCCCAGCTGGATTGTGGTATGTCATTAAGAACATTAACGATGAACGAGTTTTCG TTGTTTTGTATGCGATAAGTGCCGTTTACTTTGCTGGTGTCATGGTTCGATTGATGTTAACACTTACACCGGTTGTGTGTATGTTAAGTGGTGTTGCATTTTCAGTACTTCTTGAACTATTCTTAAAAGATGAAGATTTACCATCGAATGAAGATGGCAGTGATAAAGAAGAAGATAcgtcaaattcaaataataggAATTTATATGACAAG gcaggaaaattaagaaaaatgaaacaTGAACAACAAAAAGAAGGTGACGGACTTGGAATGAATTTACGAAGCGTTGTAGTAATAGCCATTCTTATGTTATTAATGATGTTCGCCGTACATTGTACCTGGGTCACTAGTAATGCATACTCAAGTCCAAGTGTGGTGTTAGCATCATACGGTCCAGATGGTACACGATACATATTGGATGATTTCCGTGAAGCATATTATTGGCTGTCACATAATACAGCGGATGATGCTCGTGTGATGAGTTGGTGGGATTATGGTTATCAAATAGCTGGTATGGCGAATCGAACAACGCTAGTTGACAATAATACATGGAATAATAGTCATATTGCTTTGGTGGGCAAAGCAATGTCATCAAATGAAAGTGCTGCGTATACAATAATGACATCCTTGGATGTTGATTATGTTTTAGTCATATTTGGTGGGGTGATTGGCTATTCTGGtgatgatattaataaatttttatggatgGTTCGTATTGCTGAGGGTGAACATCCAAAAGATATTCGG gaaGTTGATTACTTTACAGAACATGGTGAATTCCGTGTAGATTCCAAAGGTGCAccaactttattaaattcattaatgtATAAATTAAGTTATTATCGATTTGGTGAATTAAAATTAGATCAAGGTTCATCACCACCAGGATACGATCGTACAAGAAGTTCTGTCattggtaataaaaatttcgatttaacgTATCTAGAAGAAGCGTATACAACGGAACATTGGTTGGTTCGGATATACAG agtAAAAAAACCCCATGAATTCAATCGTCCAAGTATTCCTCCAACAAAACGAACTGTAAAACTAagtcataattttatatcaaaaaaagtaa aaTTCTAG
- the LOC123294209 gene encoding zinc finger protein 883-like — protein MEEIITDEIIDIPPIESETILIKSETNDLKIDESDVLASEEMQEDEDIDLDEEAEDDEEILNDGSAEITDVKMIECPVCRLNVISFMMEEHKNTCSGADETILGTADNYSIENDDDLDEEDRKDISLNTETDENGENDGEDGDGDENKIYKCPNQGCVKVYKKKFYLSRHLKHTNCTGTQVKYECKVCGRAYSRPDNLRAHLKSAHVDNKLVVKDKSVACPHCDKVLKNKAILLVHMRIHTGEKPYQCDVCPKAFPTSGAYQKHKRVHTGERPFMCPQCKRRFTAKEVLNRHMKTHSAVKPHVCMFCNKSFVQAMQLRAHMFHHTGEYSCICKTCGAAFSKQNALTLHVKYEHEGAKPLECEVCKKTFLTKNFLVRHQIIHSGVKEHECPNCKKRFISKPALKTHMLTHTGEKPYECKECHAKFAAKETLNRHVRTHTNNKPHECNFCGRRFIQLVQLRAHLFYHTGQFGYECEHCGKTFNRRLRLTIHMKYVHEGEPPMKCTHCDKTFIRKEDLARHTMIHTGRKDHECPQCKKRFYSKSSLKFHLLTHRKEEPRICHDCGRAFIRLDCLIRHLRAKHRDEFDNVLSSIEKEKLRGYIMNINDEKSEKTDIKFEYIEDMYIKNLQKLLLMLIEHSTLQQFGWPDEPIDKILDSLIIRCGSVPVVDDNLEYIDRLRENTKLLFAVILNDNFLESLLNNKSVDEVIEHILRLAGDSDEKIEDILA, from the exons ATGGAAGAAATTATTACTGATGAAATAATTGATATACCACCAATTGAATcagaaacaattttaattaaatcagaaACAAATGAtctaaaaattgatgaatcTGATGTTCTCGCGTCGGAGGAAATGCAAGAAGATGAGGACATCGATTTAGATGAGGAAGCTGAAGATGATGAAGAGATTTTAAATGATGGATCTGCAGAGATTACAGACGTTAAAATGATTGAATGTCCTGTTTGTAGATTGAATGTTATATCATTT ATGATGGAAGAACATAAGAATACATGTTCGGGAGCAGATGAAACTATATTAGGAACGGCTGATaattattcaattgaaaatgatGATGATCTCGACGAAGAAGATCGTAAAGATATTAGTTTAAATACTGAAACCGATGAGAATGGTGAGAATGATGGAGAGGACGGTGATGGCGATGAGAATAAGATTTATAAATGTCCAAATCAAGGTTGTGtcaaagtttacaaaaagaaattttatttaagtcgACATTTAAAGCATACCAATTGTACGGGCACCCAAGTTAAATATGAATGCAAG GTGTGTGGTAGAGCGTATTCACGACCAGACAATTTACGGGCTCATTTAAAATCCGCTCACGTTGATAATAAACTTGTTGTGAAAGATAAATCTGTAGCTTGTCCACATTGtgataaagttttgaaaaataaagcaATTTTATTGGTGCATATGCGAATTCATACTG gtGAAAAACCATATCAATGTGATGTTTGTCCAAAAGCATTTCCAACAAGCGGTGCTTATCAAAAACATAAACGAGTACATACTGGAGAAAGACCATTTATGTGTCCACAG tGTAAACGTCGATTTACAGCGAAAGAAGTATTAAATCGACATATGAAAACACATTCAGCAGTGAAACCGCACGTATGTATGTTCTGCAATAAGAGTTTTGTACAAGCAATGCAGCTACGTGCGCACATGTTCCATCACACCGgtgaatattcatgtatttgtaAAACTTGTGGAGCTGCGTTTAGTAAACAAAATGCTCTCACGTTACACGTCAAATACGAACATGAAGGAGCGAAACCATTGGAATGTGAAGTTTGCAAGAAAAcgtttttaacgaaaaactttTTGGTTCGACATCAAATTATACATTCTGGAGTGAAAG AACACGAATGTCCAAATTGCAAAAAACGTTTTATCTCGAAGCCAGCCTTAAAAACACACATGCTGACAC ATACGGGGGAGAAGCCGTACGAGTGTAAAGAG tgtcATGCAAAATTTGCTGCAAAAGAAACATTAAATCGTCATGTACGCACTCATACCAATAATAAACCGCatgaatgtaatttttgtgGGCGAAGATTTATACAATTAGTACAATTACGTGCTCATTTATTTTACCACACTGGTCAATTTGGTTATGAATGTGAACATTGTGGTAAAACATTTAATCGACGATTACGTTTGACCATACACATGAAATATGTACACGAAGGTGAACCACCGATGAAGTGTACACATTGTGACAAGACATTTATACGTAAAGAGGATTTAGCAAGGCATACCATGATTCATACTGGTCGAAAAG ATCATGAATGCCCGCAATGTAAGAAACGTTTCTACTCGAAGAGCTCATTAAAATTCCATCTATTAACGCATCGTAAAGAAGAGCCACGTATATGTCACGATTGTGGACGTGCTTTTATCCGCTTAGATTGTTTGATACGTCATTTACGTGCAAAACATCGTGATGAATTCGATAATGTATTATCGAGTATTGAAAAAGAGAAGTTACGTGGTTACATTATGAATATAAACGATGAAAAGTCGGAAAAAACCGAtatcaaatttgaatatatcgaagatatgtacataaaaaatctacaaaaattattactcaTGTTAATTGAGCACTCAACTTTACAACAATTTGGATGGCCTGATGAaccaattgataaaattttggattCGTTAATTATACGTTGTGGTTCGGTGCCCGTTGTCGACGATAATTTAGAATATATTGATCGATTACGTGAgaatactaaattattatttgcagTTATtcttaatgataattttttggaGTCTTTACTCAATAATAAATCCGTCGATGAGGTTATAGAACATATTTTACGTTTAGCTGGTGATTCTGATGAGAAAATTGAAGACATATTAGCATAg